A DNA window from Helianthus annuus cultivar XRQ/B chromosome 15, HanXRQr2.0-SUNRISE, whole genome shotgun sequence contains the following coding sequences:
- the LOC110912170 gene encoding uncharacterized protein LOC110912170, with protein MEGSKKGEGKKKMVGSGSKSRPQDKRGSGGTSVPFNPQLGFANQTQPPFYFNQPMHQPFGYDTQPTQNWMQYGPRMTQAGYYDYSPEAQNAFDPFAFQNPMSQSPRDVQDDADEEFVPETQEQELDDDDDDNDDDEDVADEPERKGKAKWESWSPRQEEALAKAFVHCTLNKKKGNQQKKDGFWKKVLNHFNETVGGSNRTHHQVRSKWMTMQTKIRTFNGLYHQADRLRPSGSDDAYVMKQALKDYKSKEKIEFAHVAAWEVVRTNQKWSQVPLLNEESSGSGLKRKSSDSGNYTRGSPNVEISSGFDIPDVNEDPSPPPPRRQTRKEKKDKGPSSKNEDPRDITHKFEEYKAMKK; from the exons atgGAAGGCTCAAAGAAGGGTGAAGGCAAGAAGAAAATGGTAGGGTCCGGTTCAAAGTCGAGGCCTCAAGATAAACGAGGTTCGGGTGGTACTAGTGTGCCGTTTAATCCGCAACTTGGGTTTGCGAATCAAACCCAACCTCCATTTTATTTTAACCAACCCATGCATCAACCTTTCGGTTATGATACCCAACCCACCCAAAATTGGATGCAATACGGTCCGAGGATGACTCAAGCCGGTTATTATGATTACTCCCCAGAAGCGCAaaatgcttttgacccgtttgcttttCAAAACCCAATGTCACAATCACCGAGAGACGTACAAGATGACGCCGATGAGGAGTTCGTGCCGGAAACCCAAGAACAAGagttagatgatgatgatgatgataatgatgatgatgaagatgttgcgGATGAAccggaaagaaaaggaaaagccAAATGGGAAAGTTGGTCGCCTAgacaagaagaggcgttggcaaaAGCTTTTGTTCATTGCACTTTGAATAAAAAGAAAGGCAATCAACAAAAGAAGGATGGCTTTTGGAAGAAAGTTCTAAACCACTTCAACGAAACGGTCGGAGGAAGTAACCGAACCCACCACCAAGTTCGCTCAAAATGGATGACGATGCAAACAAAAATTAGAACATTCAACGGTCTATATCATCAAGCG GATCGTTTACGTCCTAGCGGGAGTGACGACGCATATGTAATGAAACAAGCGTTAAAGGATTACAAAAGCAAAGAAAAAATTGAGTTCGCTCATGTTGCGGCTTGGGAGGTTGTTAGAACAAATCAAAAGTGGTCGCAGGTACCTTTGTTGAATGAAGAAAGCTCCGGTTCGGGTCTAAAAAGAAAGTCTTCGGATTCGGGAAATTATACTCGAGGATCACCGAATGTCGAAATCTCGAGCGGATTCGATATTCCCGACGTAAACGAGGatccttcaccaccaccaccaagacGACAAACGAGAAAGGAGAAAAAGGACAAAGGGCCGTCTTCAAAAAACGAAGATCCAAGAGATATAACACACAAATTCGAAGAGTACAAGGCCATGAAAAAATAG